In Thalassoglobus sp. JC818, the following are encoded in one genomic region:
- the gyrA gene encoding DNA gyrase subunit A: MSQGRIEALDIREEMRQSYLTYAMSVIVSRALPDVRDGLKPAQRRILVAMNDLNLGPSSGRVKCAKISGDTSGNYHPHGESVIYPTLVRMGQDWVMREILIDKQGNFGSIAGLGPAAMRYTEARLSSAAAEMLDDLDHDTVDYVPTYDQRGEEPVVLPSRFPGLLVNGSQGIAVGMATSIPPHNLGEVADAVQLLIDNPEASIDEIISVLPGPDFPTGGVICGRYGIRQGYLTGRSTLTLRAKVEFDTEKNTDVIVVREIPYLDTRDRLKSKLEALIKEDRVKGISRVVDYTDRKTPSWQVRLHIYLKRDADREVVLNQLYKYSPLQTTVSVILLALVGSRPQTLNIKELLQEFIRHRVTVIRRRTEFLLNEARRRKHTIEGLLIAQIDIDKVIQTIRNSPSRAEAKIRLREIEVPAEMVARALGQDGFEMLVLEIGERENYSLSANQTEAIVSMQLGSLANLERENLQGEHKQLLENIAEYLRLLSDENNIRAVIREDMDTLKGKFSNTRRTEISDEELGDVDKDELITEEPMVVTISQRGYVKRTPLSIYKAQNRGGKGVKGAKSDEEDPIEHLFVSSTHSYLLFFTNLGKVYWQKVYDLPLQARTAKGRALVNLLRLADGERVQDCIDVREFDDERSLLMATRKGYIKKTLLSAYSRPMKGGIIAIKLEEDDSLIDVVKVSPGENVVLSTSTGMAIRFSEEDARAMGRNSRGVKGVSLSTGDEVVGMVVASSDLSLLTVCRNGYGKRTPFGAGAVEAEEDDDSSPNSNMRYRLQRRGGKGLRDIKTTNRNGPVIGTLAVADGDDVLLMSIQGKIQRIRAADISTIGRNTQGVTIMKMDGGDTLASIARIPEEVVEVEEEAVTLPGSEEGEGLPADGAVLDGDASPSASDDEPSEGDSSEDPKSN, encoded by the coding sequence CTGAGCCAAGGCCGCATTGAGGCTCTCGATATTCGAGAAGAAATGCGGCAGAGTTACCTCACTTACGCGATGTCGGTCATTGTCAGTCGTGCACTGCCTGATGTTCGTGATGGCTTGAAGCCCGCCCAGCGACGAATTCTTGTCGCCATGAACGATTTGAATCTCGGGCCGAGTTCCGGACGTGTGAAGTGTGCGAAAATCTCCGGGGATACGTCGGGTAACTATCACCCGCACGGGGAAAGTGTGATTTATCCAACTCTGGTCCGTATGGGGCAGGACTGGGTGATGAGAGAAATTCTCATCGACAAGCAGGGAAACTTCGGTTCCATCGCCGGGCTCGGCCCAGCTGCGATGCGATATACGGAAGCACGATTGTCGTCGGCAGCTGCGGAGATGCTCGACGACCTCGATCACGATACCGTCGATTATGTACCGACTTACGATCAACGCGGTGAAGAGCCAGTTGTTCTGCCGTCTCGATTTCCCGGGCTGCTCGTCAATGGATCGCAGGGAATTGCGGTCGGGATGGCGACGAGTATTCCTCCTCACAATCTGGGTGAGGTCGCTGACGCTGTGCAGTTGTTGATCGATAATCCCGAAGCATCAATCGATGAGATTATCAGCGTTCTGCCCGGTCCTGACTTCCCAACCGGCGGCGTGATCTGCGGACGTTATGGTATTCGCCAGGGATACTTGACCGGTCGATCGACACTCACTCTTCGCGCGAAAGTTGAATTCGACACCGAAAAGAACACGGACGTGATTGTGGTTCGTGAGATTCCTTACCTTGATACGAGGGATCGTCTGAAATCGAAGCTGGAAGCGTTGATCAAAGAAGATCGCGTCAAAGGAATTTCGAGAGTAGTCGACTATACCGACCGCAAGACCCCCAGCTGGCAGGTTCGGCTACACATCTATCTCAAACGTGACGCGGATCGGGAAGTCGTCCTGAACCAGCTTTACAAGTACTCCCCGCTTCAAACGACCGTGTCGGTGATTTTGCTCGCGCTCGTGGGAAGTCGACCGCAAACGCTGAATATTAAAGAGCTTCTTCAAGAGTTCATCCGGCATCGTGTGACGGTGATTCGCCGCCGAACGGAGTTCTTGCTCAATGAAGCGCGACGCAGAAAGCACACCATCGAAGGTTTGTTGATCGCCCAGATTGACATCGACAAAGTCATTCAGACCATTCGGAATTCTCCGAGCCGAGCAGAAGCGAAGATTCGCCTGCGTGAAATCGAAGTCCCGGCGGAGATGGTCGCACGAGCCCTGGGCCAAGACGGTTTCGAAATGCTGGTTCTGGAAATTGGCGAACGCGAAAACTACTCGCTGTCGGCCAACCAGACTGAGGCGATCGTCAGCATGCAGCTTGGTTCGCTGGCTAATCTCGAACGTGAAAACTTGCAGGGAGAACACAAGCAGCTTCTCGAAAACATTGCTGAGTATCTCCGTCTTCTTTCCGACGAGAACAACATCCGTGCTGTCATTCGAGAGGACATGGATACGCTGAAAGGCAAGTTCTCGAATACGCGACGGACCGAGATCAGCGATGAAGAATTGGGCGACGTCGACAAAGACGAGTTGATCACCGAAGAACCGATGGTGGTCACGATTTCGCAGCGAGGGTACGTCAAGCGGACTCCGCTTTCGATCTATAAAGCTCAAAACCGTGGTGGAAAAGGCGTGAAAGGGGCCAAATCGGACGAAGAGGACCCGATCGAACATCTCTTTGTCAGCAGCACTCACAGCTATCTGCTGTTCTTCACCAACTTGGGGAAAGTCTACTGGCAGAAAGTTTACGACCTTCCGCTGCAAGCTCGAACGGCAAAGGGACGCGCCCTCGTGAACCTTTTGCGTCTAGCAGATGGCGAACGTGTACAGGACTGTATTGATGTCCGTGAATTTGACGACGAGCGAAGTCTGTTGATGGCGACACGCAAAGGTTACATCAAAAAGACTCTCCTCTCAGCGTACAGTCGCCCCATGAAGGGCGGAATCATCGCGATTAAACTCGAGGAAGATGACAGCCTGATTGATGTCGTCAAAGTTTCTCCCGGTGAGAATGTTGTTTTGAGCACCTCGACCGGGATGGCGATTCGGTTCTCCGAAGAAGATGCCCGCGCGATGGGGCGAAATTCGCGAGGCGTTAAAGGTGTCTCGCTTTCGACTGGCGATGAAGTCGTTGGAATGGTTGTCGCCAGTTCGGATCTCTCGCTTCTGACTGTCTGCCGGAATGGATATGGAAAGCGTACTCCATTCGGTGCCGGAGCCGTGGAAGCTGAAGAGGATGACGATTCATCACCAAACAGCAACATGCGGTACCGTCTTCAGCGACGAGGTGGAAAAGGTCTTCGCGATATTAAAACGACCAATCGCAATGGTCCGGTCATCGGAACACTGGCTGTTGCGGATGGCGACGATGTGCTGCTGATGTCGATTCAAGGAAAGATTCAGCGAATCCGAGCTGCCGACATTAGCACTATCGGGCGAAATACTCAGGGAGTGACCATCATGAAAATGGATGGAGGAGACACTCTCGCATCAATCGCTCGAATTCCGGAAGAAGTCGTCGAAGTCGAAGAGGAAGCTGTCACGCTTCCGGGTTCCGAAGAAGGGGAAGGTCTCCCCGCAGACGGAGCCGTTCTCGATGGCGACGCGAGTCCTTCAGCGAGTGACGACGAACCGTCAGAGGGTGACTCTTCAGAAGATCCGAAAAGCAACTAG
- a CDS encoding sulfatase-like hydrolase/transferase — MVRSQRCHHIAAIVGILFFTFGGRLDASDAVENRPNIIVILSDDHGYADLSCQKMVTDVRTPHIDSLAQNGARFTAAYVTAPQCSPSRAAILTGKYQQRFGLDEISMCPLPLEEITLAERLQELGYRTGMVGKWHLSPNAVSLDWARENLPGIQVGRNGRVNIPVERALEFYPDKQGFGQYFAGEIQQYFVNFEFDQGALSNEGRWKYVPGHRIDIQTQAAVQFIKNNYEEPFFLYVGYYGPHVPLQATPDRLARFPDAPNERRRYGLSMIAAIDDGVGEIVRSLSSFGLLENSMIFFTSDNGAPLKLTKPDDPIGQGGPVWDGSLNDPWLGEKGMLAEGGIRVPFVFQWPKRVPKGTVVGEPVSTLDIAATSLSAVGVEDAQGLDGVDLLDYVTGPNENLPQRQLFWTFWNQSAVRSGDWKYLRLGDAREFLLNLNSDPEESSNLIDKHPEIAQQLEDQLVEWAEGMEPAGVPGGRPNSQEKAWYGHYFDQK, encoded by the coding sequence ATGGTACGCTCGCAAAGGTGTCATCACATCGCAGCGATCGTCGGGATTCTGTTCTTCACTTTCGGAGGACGACTCGATGCGAGTGACGCCGTCGAGAATCGTCCCAACATCATCGTCATTCTGTCAGATGATCACGGATACGCCGACCTCTCCTGTCAGAAAATGGTCACTGATGTCCGGACTCCGCATATCGATTCGCTCGCTCAGAACGGTGCACGGTTTACAGCAGCCTATGTGACAGCCCCGCAATGTAGTCCGTCACGGGCTGCGATTCTGACCGGGAAGTACCAGCAGCGTTTTGGTCTCGATGAAATCTCAATGTGTCCGCTTCCATTGGAAGAAATCACTCTTGCGGAACGACTGCAGGAACTTGGTTATCGAACAGGCATGGTTGGGAAGTGGCACCTCTCTCCCAATGCCGTTTCTCTTGATTGGGCTCGCGAGAACCTTCCGGGGATTCAGGTTGGAAGAAATGGTCGAGTCAATATTCCGGTTGAAAGAGCGTTGGAGTTCTATCCTGACAAACAGGGATTCGGACAATACTTCGCCGGAGAAATCCAGCAGTACTTCGTGAACTTCGAGTTCGATCAAGGGGCACTTTCGAATGAGGGAAGATGGAAGTACGTTCCCGGGCATCGCATCGACATTCAAACTCAGGCTGCAGTCCAGTTCATTAAGAATAACTATGAGGAGCCATTCTTTCTGTATGTGGGCTACTACGGTCCTCATGTTCCGCTGCAGGCGACTCCGGATCGCTTGGCAAGATTCCCTGATGCGCCTAATGAGCGGCGACGGTATGGCTTGTCGATGATTGCAGCCATTGATGATGGGGTTGGCGAGATTGTCCGCTCACTCTCGTCGTTCGGCTTACTTGAGAACTCAATGATTTTCTTTACGAGCGACAACGGTGCTCCATTGAAACTGACGAAGCCGGATGATCCGATCGGGCAGGGAGGGCCGGTCTGGGATGGATCTCTGAACGATCCCTGGTTGGGTGAGAAGGGGATGCTGGCCGAAGGAGGGATTCGAGTTCCGTTTGTTTTTCAGTGGCCCAAACGGGTTCCGAAAGGGACTGTCGTCGGTGAGCCAGTGTCGACTCTCGACATCGCAGCGACGTCGTTGTCGGCCGTCGGGGTGGAGGATGCTCAAGGGCTTGATGGGGTCGATTTGCTCGATTACGTCACCGGACCCAACGAGAATCTTCCTCAAAGACAACTCTTTTGGACATTCTGGAATCAATCAGCGGTTCGGTCTGGCGACTGGAAATATCTCAGGCTCGGTGACGCTCGCGAATTCTTGTTGAATCTGAATTCAGACCCAGAAGAGTCGTCAAATCTAATTGATAAACACCCTGAAATCGCACAGCAGTTGGAAGATCAATTGGTCGAATGGGCTGAGGGAATGGAGCCTGCAGGGGTTCCAGGTGGTCGCCCGAACAGCCAGGAGAAAGCCTGGTATGGTCACTACTTCGATCAGAAGTGA
- a CDS encoding sulfatase-like hydrolase/transferase produces the protein MQRCSVGASERRSVQEINVTSPSAISMLVCTIVLVFQFGFASCLPAESTATPNVILIMADDMGFECVGANGGASYQTPTLDQLAASGMRFENCFSQPICTPSRVQIMSGIYNSRNYVEFGLLDPSIYTFGNLLQDSGYRTCVVGKWQLGGGFEGPNHFGFDEYCLWQVTRRPNRYPNPGLEINHEEKDFKEGQYGPDIVSDYACDFIRRQVAEDQKFFVYYPMILPHWPFEPTPDSEEWDPKARVDDVSETGAPKKSQKFFGDMVTYADKMVGKIVATLDELDVRDETLILFTGDNGTYESIVSELRGKDWRGGKSYMTDHGTHVPLIVNWPGRVEAGTVNTDLIDFSDFLPTLADATSAAVPENLMLDGQSFWPQLQGEVGNPRSWVYCWYFRNGVPADGGKKHSAGETARTHEYKLYRTGNFYSTIEDDEEQSPLSMKSLSAEQKSIRQKLEKVIEFNTREGYYEAADKPKGKKASEE, from the coding sequence ATGCAGCGGTGTTCCGTGGGGGCTTCTGAGAGACGAAGTGTTCAAGAGATCAACGTCACTTCGCCAAGTGCGATCTCGATGTTGGTCTGCACGATTGTTTTGGTGTTTCAATTTGGCTTTGCAAGTTGCCTTCCGGCTGAATCGACAGCCACCCCCAATGTCATTCTGATCATGGCAGATGACATGGGGTTTGAGTGTGTCGGAGCCAACGGCGGAGCGAGCTATCAGACGCCGACTCTCGATCAACTCGCTGCCAGCGGAATGCGTTTTGAGAACTGCTTCAGCCAGCCGATTTGTACTCCGTCGCGGGTACAAATTATGTCGGGGATTTATAACAGCCGAAATTATGTAGAGTTCGGATTGCTTGATCCAAGTATTTATACGTTCGGAAACCTTCTTCAGGACAGCGGCTATCGAACTTGTGTCGTTGGGAAGTGGCAGTTGGGAGGAGGATTCGAAGGGCCGAACCACTTTGGTTTCGACGAATACTGTCTCTGGCAAGTCACGCGTCGACCCAACCGCTATCCGAACCCGGGCCTCGAAATCAATCACGAAGAGAAAGACTTCAAAGAAGGGCAGTACGGCCCCGATATCGTCAGTGATTACGCATGTGATTTTATTCGTCGCCAAGTGGCTGAAGATCAGAAGTTCTTCGTTTATTACCCCATGATTCTTCCGCATTGGCCATTCGAGCCAACCCCGGATTCGGAGGAGTGGGATCCGAAGGCTCGCGTTGACGATGTTTCGGAAACCGGAGCTCCGAAGAAGTCTCAGAAGTTCTTCGGAGACATGGTGACCTATGCGGACAAAATGGTCGGCAAGATTGTGGCCACTCTCGACGAACTCGACGTGCGTGATGAAACGCTGATCCTGTTTACCGGAGACAATGGGACATATGAGTCCATCGTCTCTGAACTGCGGGGCAAGGATTGGCGGGGCGGCAAGAGTTACATGACCGATCACGGGACGCACGTTCCGTTGATCGTTAACTGGCCGGGGCGGGTTGAAGCTGGAACCGTGAATACGGATCTCATCGACTTCTCAGATTTCCTGCCGACTCTAGCGGACGCAACCTCGGCTGCGGTGCCTGAGAATCTAATGCTTGATGGTCAAAGCTTCTGGCCTCAGCTTCAAGGTGAAGTTGGCAATCCACGTTCCTGGGTCTATTGCTGGTACTTCAGAAATGGTGTCCCGGCCGACGGAGGGAAGAAGCATTCCGCCGGAGAGACAGCTCGAACTCATGAGTACAAGCTGTATCGCACGGGGAATTTTTATAGCACGATTGAGGATGACGAAGAACAGTCTCCATTGTCGATGAAGTCGTTGAGCGCAGAGCAGAAATCGATCCGCCAGAAGCTGGAGAAAGTGATCGAGTTCAACACTCGCGAAGGTTATTACGAGGCTGCCGACAAGCCGAAGGGGAAGAAGGCATCCGAAGAGTAA